From the genome of Uranotaenia lowii strain MFRU-FL chromosome 1, ASM2978415v1, whole genome shotgun sequence, one region includes:
- the LOC129738153 gene encoding uncharacterized protein LOC129738153, translated as MHQLNMSLASVLAVAFGVFVLYRVFGNGPAVVVSFNRIEQLFGADVANFSQLKLVQSCCGAPPTLDGSWQLKQDLDNSWILVTQMFYRPPDYGYEAFPIPINFRSVPVCDYLNSCDYGQFWFRYRYNTNFPERVLGRWMCPLPRGEYQMRMAPLGTGFLPWFPKVGAYRFEFRLMRGGVLRMSVALFFDVAIVQ; from the coding sequence ATGCATCAGTTGAACATGAGCCTCGCTTCAGTATTGGCCGTTGCGTTCGGTGTTTTCGTCCTCTACCGAGTTTTTGGTAACGGACCAGCTGTTGTGGTCAGCTTCAATAGAATCGAACAACTTTTCGGGGCCGACGTTGCGAACTTCAGTCAACTTAAGCTGGTGCAGTCATGTTGCGGTGCGCCACCAACCCTGGACGGAAGCTGGCAGCTAAAACAAGATCTGGACAACAGTTGGATTTTGGTTACGCAAATGTTCTACCGGCCACCGGACTACGGTTACGAAGCCTTTCCCATTCCGATTAACTTCCGGTCGGTTCCGGTATGCGATTATCTCAACAGTTGCGATTATGGTCAGTTTTGGTTCCGATACCGGTACAATACGAATTTTCCGGAACGAGTGCTGGGTCGGTGGATGTGTCCGCTGCCGAGAGGCGAATACCAAATGAGAATGGCTCCGCTAGGAACTGGATTTCTTCCCTGGTTTCCAAAGGTGGGAGCCTACCGGTTTGAGTTCCGGTTGATGCGAGGCGGAGTGTTGCGCATGAGTGTCGCTCTGTTTTTCGATGTAGCAATAGTGCAATAA